A genomic stretch from Prionailurus bengalensis isolate Pbe53 chromosome E2, Fcat_Pben_1.1_paternal_pri, whole genome shotgun sequence includes:
- the ACD gene encoding adrenocortical dysplasia protein homolog isoform X6: MAGSGSLVLRPWIRELVLGSDTLSSPQAGQLLEVLREAEAPGPSRAPDSSDVAATLLVSDGTHSVRCLVTWETLDASDWEEKEFGFRGAEGRLLLLQDCGVRVQVAEGGAPAEFYLQVNRFSLLPTEQPRERVIGCNQDPDVQKKLYDCLEEHLSESISPSAGLSLSQLLDEVQEDQEHRGALVHLAESCLMLAGPYTAPPLTRWASSHHRTTGEAVYTVPSSWLHISENDQRVLSSLGPGQRTQDPELPPPDPALEDLSLTLISPSSPTSSGTPALPSHMSSEESGASISLLPALSLAASDPVQKGSSRPVPAICSAPGPLPPSSIHPSRGPRSPLLSCTPSLSPLGHVPSPRQAIVTRAQKPSLEFKELGLPPKNRQHSPRTKTTTGALESTPVGVPLQIPHHLQDPPKKHRDGSAFQYEYEPPCTSLCAQVQAVRLPPQLVAWALHLLMEPQLESELTQV; this comes from the exons TCCCGCGCCCCTGACTCGTCTGATGTCGCGGCCACACTGCTTGTGTCTGACGGGACCCACAGTGTCCGATGCCTAGTGACGTGGGAGACCCTGGACGCCTCGGATTG GGAGGAGAAGGAGTTCGGCTTCCGAGGGGCAGAAGgccggctgctgctgctgcaggatTGTGGGGTCCGCGTCCAAGTCGCCGAAGGCGGCGCG CCCGCGGAGTTCTACCTCCAGGTGAACCGCTTCAGCCTGCTGCCCACTGAGCAGCCCCGGGAACGGGTGATTGGTTG caACCAAGACCCGGATGTGCAGAAAAAGCTCTATGACTGTTTGGA GGAGCACCTTTCAGAGTCCATCTCCCCCAGTGCAG GCCTTTCACTGTCCCAACTTCTGGATGAGGTGCAGGAGGACCAGGAGCATCGGGGGGCGTTAGTGCACCTGGCTGAGAGCTGTCTGATGCTGGCAGGCCCTTACACAGCACCCCCTCTTACCCGCTGGGCCTCCTCCCACCATAGGACCACG GGAGAAGCTGTGTACACTGTCCCCAGCTCATGGCTGCACATCTCTGAGAATGACCAGCGAGTTCTGAGCTCTCTGGGTCCAGGTCAGAGGACACAGG ACCCTGAGCTGCCCCCACCAGACCCAGCTCTGGAAGACCTGTCGCTGACCCTGATCTCTCCTTCCTCACCTACGTCCTCAG GAACGCCTGCTTTACCCAGCCACATGTCCTCTGAGGAAAGCGGTGCCAGCATCAGCCTTCTGCCTGCCCTGTCCTTGGCTGCTTCAGACCCAGTGCAGAAGGGCAGCTCCCGGCCTGTGCCAGCCATCTGTTCAGcccctggccccctgccccccagttcCATACACCCTAGCCGTGGACCCAGATCCCCACTCCTGAGCTGCACCCCAAGTCTCTCACCCCTTGGTCATGTACCCAGTCCACGTCAGGCCATTGTGACCAGGGCCCAGAAACCTAGCTTGGAGTTCAAGGAGCTAGGATTGCCCCCCAAGAACCGGCAACACTCTCCAAGGACAAAAACGACCACAGGAGCCCTGGAGTCCACCCCTGTTGGG GTCCCTCTCCAGATACCACACCACCTTCAGGACCCTCCAAAGAAGCATCGTGATGGTTCTGCCTTCCAATATGAGTATGAGCCACCCTGCACCTCCCTCTGTGCCCAGGTGCAAGCTGTCAG gcttcctccccagcttgtggcCTGGGCCTTGCACCTTCTGATGGAGCCACAGCTGGAGTCTGAGCTCACCCAGGTGTGA